CATGTCGCTCAGGCTACCAACCGGAGGGGTGCCTCATATTCTCTGCTACGCTCCAGAACATGAGGCAAGCCTCGACTTTCCGTCCTGGCCGCTGTCGGGGCGGGAGGTGCCCCTCATCCGTCCAGCCCGTCCGACCACAGGAGCACCACCCATGCCCGTCATCGCCGTCATCGGGGCAGGCCCCGGCCTGGGCCTGTCCATCGCCCGCCGCTTCGGAAGGGAGGGTTTCCAGGTCGCCCTGGTCTCCCGGACCCAGGACAAGCTCGACGCGCTCGCCGCACAGCTCGCCGAGGACGGCATCGAGGCCGCAGGCTTCGCCGCGGACGTGACGCGTCCCGACTCGCTGCAGTCGGCGCTCGCCGCGGTCACCGACCGGTTCGGGGCCGTCGACGTACTGGAGTACTCGCCCGCCGACCCCGCCTTCGCCGGCGCCGCCGCCGTCGACGCCACGGCGCAGGACCTCCACAAGCAACTCGACTACTACCTGTACGGAGCGGTCGCCGCGGTCCGTCAGGTGCTGCCCGCCATGCTCGAACGCCGCAGTGGCACCCTGCTGTTCACCACGGGCGCCTCCTCCATCCGGCCGAGCGGCGGCGCGTTCGGCAGCATCGGCGTCGCGGCGGCGGCGCTGCGCAACTACGCCATGGCCCTGGGCATCGACCTCGCCGAGCGGGGGGTGCACGCCGCGCACGTGGCGATCGGGGTGTACATCGGCAGCGGTCCCGGCACCGAGCCCGAGACCATCGCCGAGCACTACTGGGACGCCTACACCAAGCGCGACCAGGCCGAGATCATCCACACCGTCCCCGGCGGCATCAGGTGAGCACCTCCGGCACACCCGCGGCGAACACGGCCAAACCCTGGCGGTCGCGAGTCCGTACTTCGGGCCGGTCGCGGATGGCGCATGGGTTGGCATAGCGCCATCGGCGGTCGGCGCATCGCCCGCAGATCCGAGCGTCGCTGTCCGGAGCCTTGTCCTTCAAGAGAAAAGGCGAAAGATTGCGCTGTTCCCCGCGCCCCTGGAGGGTGGGGGCGAGAGACTGCGTCGTTCCTTGCGCTCCTGAGGGCAAGGGCAAAAGATTGCGCCGTTCCCCGCGCCCCTCGGGGCGGGGGCGGGGGTTACTGGTTGGCTGCGGCTGAGGCCTGGGCCTCGCCTCTGCGGCGGATTTGGCGGAAGGTGAATTCGGCCAGGTCGTCGCCTGTGGTGAAGACCTTGGCGTCCTTCTCCGTCACGTCCTTGCCGTTGGTGAAGCCGGCGACCGTGAAGTAGGCGTAGCGGCCGTACGAGTTGGTCGTCGAGCGGCAGATCGCCGAGCGGCAGAAGACGGGGACGCCCTTACCGGGGAGGGACTGGACGACGCTCTGCTTGTCGGCGTCGGTCTTCGCCCTGAGTGCCTTGGCCTCGTTGTCGAAGACCGCCACACCGACGGTGACGGCCACCCCGTCCTTCGCGTACGTGACGCGCATGAGGCGGGTGCAGTCGTTGTCGGTGAGGACCTTGCCGAGCGTGCCCTGGGCGGCCGACGCGCAGTTCTTCGTGGACGCCGTCGCGCCCTTCTTGTAGACCGTCTCGCCCATCGTCAGCTGGGTGCCCGGGAAGAGGATGCCCGGCGCGAGCGTCGCGGTGTCCTTCTTCACATCGGATATGAAGTCCTTCGGGTCCAGCGGCGGCGGCGCGGAGGTCGCCTCGAAGGACGGGCCGGTCCCGGCGCTGTCCGACGGGATGTCCGCGGAGGCGGGCAGCTCGGAGGCGGGTTTGTTCGCCGCCGGGTCCTTGCCGTCCGCCGAGACCACGGCCACCGCGACGGCCGCGCCCACGGCGATGGTGGCCAGGGCGCCGCCGCCGACCAGCATCCACCTGCGACGCCGGTTGCGTGTTTCGGACGCCTCGGCCAGCGCCGCCCAGTCGGGAGACCGACTGCTCCACTGCGGCGGCTGAGAACCCGATCCCCCGGAACCCCACTGGGGTCCCCCCTGCCCAAAGCTCATGGGCCGCATCTTAGACGGGACAAGGGGACAAGGGATCCGCTGGTCCTCTCCCACAGCACTCGAAGCACGGATATGTCAAGCCCGAAAGAGAGCAAAGTGAGAGCAAGGGGGCATCTCAGAGGTGCCGGGCGGGTGCCGGGCGGGCTCGGACCCGCCGAGCGGACGCCCTCCGGCACGCGTTTTGACCCGTACGGGCCACCGAAGGTATTCTTGCGGTTCGTTATGTGTATTGGCTTGCTCATTCTCACGTGAGGGGCCCTTACACCGGTCCACCGGGCCGATGACCAGCGGCAGGACTCGGTTGCGTCCCGAGGTCCGCCAGGGCTGTCGTACATCGTCCGTGGTGGCCCATTGTCAGGACCCACTCACTGAAGAAGCGAAGGCATGACCGTGCGTACGTTCAGCCCCAAGCCCGGCGACATCACTCGCCAGTGGTACGTCATCGACGCCCAGGATGTCGTCCTGGGTCGTCTGGCCACCACTGCCGCGAACATTCTGCGGGGCAAGCACAAGCCGATTTACGCCCCGCACGTCGACGCTGGTGACTTCGTCATCATCATCAACGCCGACAAGGTGCACCTCTCCGGCAACAAGAAGACCCAGAAGCTGGCGTACCGCCACTCCGGTTACCCGGGTGGTCTGCGCTCCGTCCGTTACGACGAGCTGCTGGCGAAGAACCCCGAGAAGGCTGTCGAGAAGGCCATCAAGGGCATGATCCCCAAGAACACCCTGGGCCGTCAGGTGCTCTCGAAGCTGAAGATCTACTCGGGCGACCAGCACCCGCACGCTGCACAGCAGCCGGTGCCGTTCGAGATCACCCAGGTCGCGCAGTAGTTCCGGCCACCACCCCCCTAAGACTGAACAGAATCTGAGGAGAACCGTGGCCGAGACCACCGTTGAGCAGCCGGTCGAAGAGACCGAGGCTGTTGACGTAGAGAGCTACACCACCGAGTCCGAGGCCCCCGCCGTCGAGGGCGAGTACACCTCGGAGTCGCTCGCAGGCCGCTTCGGCGACCCGCAGCCGGCCGCAGGCCTGGGCCGTCGCAAGAACGCCATCGCCCGCGTCCGGATCGTCCCGGGCACCGGCAAGTGGAAGGTCAACGGGCGCACGCTCGAGGACTACTTCCCGAACAAGGTGCACCAGCAGGAAGTCAACGAGCCCTTCAAGGTGCTCGAGCTCGACGGCCGCTACGACGTGGTCGCCCGTATCTCGGGTGGCGGCGTCTCCGGTCAGGCCGGTGCCCTGCGCCTCGGCGTGGCCCGCGCGCTGAACGAGGCCGACGTGGACAACAACCGCGGCGCCCTCAAGAAGGCCGGTTACCTCAAGCGTGACGACCGTGCGGTCGAGCGCAAGAAGGCCGGTCTCAAGAAGGCCCGTAAGGCTCCGCAGTACAGCAAGCGCTAAATCTCGCTCGATTTCGCGCGCTGTTCCGCACGAATCGCCCCGGCGGCACGTTCTGTGCCGCCGGGGCGTTCGTTTATCGCGATCTGCGCACACGTCAGGATCTGCGCACACATCACGATCTGTGGCACAACCTGTGGGGCCGCCCGTGTGTCACAAGGTGCGGGGTACGCGTATACCGCGCGGCCGGGCGGTACGGCCGCGCGGTACGGCCTTTCGGCCATGGCCTCGGAACAGGTGTGGGAGACAGACAGGCCCGGGGGATATACCTGACATGGGTCGGAGCCGGACCCTCGCATGCTGAGCCGCACATTCTCATCAGAGCTGATCAAAGCCTGATCACAGCCTGAGCAAGTTCGGAGGACACCAGTGGGACGACTCTTCGGGACGGACGGCGTACGCGGTGTCGCCAACGCGGATCTGACGGCGGAGCTCACGCTCGGCCTCTCCGTGGCGGCGGCGCACGTACTGGCCGAAGCGGGAACCTTCGAAGGCCACCGGCCGACGGCGGTGGTCGGACGGGACCCGCGTGCGTCCGGGGAGTTCCTGGAGGCCGCCGTGGTCGCGGGCCTCGCCAGCGCCGGTGTGGACGTGCTGCGCGTCGGCGTCCTGCCGACCCCCGCGGTGGCGTATCTCACGGGTGCGCTCGGTGCCGACCTCGGTGTGATGCTCTCCGCGAGCCACAACGCCATGCCGGACAACGGAGTCAAGTTCTTCGCCCGCGGCGGGCACAAGCTCGCCGACGAGCTGGAGGACCGGATCGAGTCCGTCTACGAGGAGCACCGGACCGGCGCGCCCTGGGACCGGCCGACCGGCTCCGGCGTCGGCCGCGTCCGCTCGTACGAGGAGGGCTTCGAGAAGTACGCCGCCCACCTCCTCGCCGCCGTTCCGAACCGGCTGGACGGGCTCAAGGTCGTCCTCGACGAGGCGCACGGCGCTGCCGCGCGGGTCTCGCCCGAGGCCTTCACGCGCGCGGGCGCCGAGATCGTCACGATCGGCGCCGAGCCCGACGGCCTCAACATCAACGACGGCTGCGGCTCCACGCATCTCGGTCTGCTGAAGGCCGCCGTCCTCGAGCACGGCGCCGACCTCGGCATCGCGCACGACGGTGACGCGGACCGGTGCCTCGCCGTGGACCACACCGGTGCGGAGGTCGACGGGGACCAGATCCTGGCCGTCCTCGCGCTCGCGATGCGGGAGCGGTCCGAGCTGCGGTCCGACACCGTCGTCGCCACGGTCATGTCGAACCTCGGGTTCAAGCTGGCCATGGAGCGTGAAGGGGTGTCCCTCGTGCAGACCGGGGTGGGTGACCGGTATGTGCTGGAGGAGATGAAGAGCCACGACTACGCGCTCGGCGGCGAGCAGTCGGGGCACGTGATCATCCTGGATCACGCGACAACCGGCGACGGGACGCTGACGGGGCTGCTGCTCGCGGCCCGGGTCGCGCAGACCGGGCGTACGTTGCGGGATCTCGCGTCCGTGATGGAGCGGTTGCCGCAGGTGCTCATCAATGTGCCCGATGTCGATCGGTCGCGGGTGTCCACGTCCGCGGAGCTCGCGTCCGCCGTGGCGGAGGCCGAGCGGGAGCTGGGGGCCACGGGGCGGGTGCTGTTGCGGCCGTCCGGGACCGAGCCGCTTGTGCGGGTCATGGTCGAGGCGGCTGATATCGATCAGGCTCGGTCTGTGGCGGGGCGGCTTGCTGATGCGGTGAAGTCCGCGCTGGGGTGAGGTGGGGGTGGGGGTGCGGGTGCGGGTGCGATTGCGGGTGCGGTGTGGGTGGTTGCGCCGTTCCCCGCGCCCCTTGAAAGCCAAAAGATTGCGCCGTTCCCCGCGCCCCTTGCAAGCTAAAAGCTTGCGCCGTTCCCCGCGCCCCTGAAAGACAAAAGATTGCGCCGTTCCCCGCGCCCCTCAGGGGGCTGGGGAGCGGCCTTTCTGGCTTTTCCAGAGGTGTTTCTGGGTCAGGAGGGTGAGGGTGCCTGCCAGGGTGATGCCTGCCAGGTTCAGGAGCAGTTGGTTGGTGGAGCCGATCGTCTGGGACGTGTCTCCGTAGCTGAGGGCGACCGCCGCGTTGGCGGCGGCCGGGACCGTCGTGACGGAGATCGCCACCCCCACCAGCAGGCCCGACTTGGCCGAGGTCAGGGAGAGCGTGCCGGCGATGCCCGCGAGGACCGCCACGACGAACGAGAACGGGTCGGGGGCGTAGACGAAGGCCGTGTTGGGCCGGTCGCCCTCCAGCATGTCCTCGGTGAACAGACCCAGGCCGTCCATCAGCAGGCTGAACAGCACGGTCACCGCCATCGCCACCGCGAAGCCCACGAGCAGTGCGATGAGCGAGCGCAGTGCCAGGCGCGGGCGGCGGCGGACGACCGCCGTGCTGAACCCCGCCAGCGGGCCGAACTCCGGGCCCACCGCCATCGCGCCCACGATCAGGATCGCGTTGTCGAGGACCACACCGCAGGCCGCGATCATCGTGGCGAGCGTGATGAAGGCCAGGTAGGTGACCGAGAGCGTCGACTCCTCGTGGGTCGCCTCCGTCAGCTGCTCCCACAGGACCGCGTCGGCGCCCTCGCCGGGTGCGTCCTCCTCCGCCTGGTCCGCCCGCTTCGACAGCGACAGGTCGATGTCCTCGACGGCGATCGAGCCATCCGTGTCGATCTTCAGCTCGCACAGCCCGCCGATCAGTTCGTCGCCCGCCTCGCGGGCCACGTCGACCATGACGAGGTCGCCGGCGGGATCGCGGGCGGCGCCCGGTACGACCGCCAGATGGGTCGTACCGACGGTCGCCCCGATCAGGCGGATCACCGCCTCGGTCCGGTCGGACGGGGTGATCAGGCGTAGGTGCAGCATGGAGGCAGGGTAGTCGGGCGGTTGACGGCGGGCGGCGGCGGTCACCGTGGGACGGCGGCCGGGTGACGGTCAGAGCTTGCGCAGGCTGAGCTTCTGGACCTTGTGGTCCTGGCCCTTGCGGACCACGAGGGTGGCGCGCCCCCGGGTCGGGGCCACGTTCTCCAGGAGGTTGACCTTGTTGACGGTCCGCCAGGTAGTACGGGCGTAGTCGAGGGCCTCCTCCTCGGAGACCTGGGTGTACTTGCGGAAGTACGAGGACGGGTTCTGGAACGCCGTCTCGCGCAGCCGGCGGAAGCGGTTCAGGTACCAGCGCTCGACGTCCTCGGCGCGCGCGTCCACGTACACGCTGAAGTCGAAGTAGTCGGCGAGGCCGACGCGGGTGCGGCCGTCCTTGCCGGGCAGGGCGGGCTGCAGGACGTTCAGGCCCTCGACGATCAGGATGTCCGGGCGGCGGACGGTGAGGCGTTCGTCCGGGACGATGTCGTAGATGAGGTGGGAGTAGACCGGGGCCGTCACCTCGTCCTTGCCCGCCTTGATGTCGGCGACGAACCGGGTCAGCGCCCGGCGGTCGTACGACTCCGGGAACCCCTTCCTGGACATCAGCCCGCGGGCCTGCAGTTCCTTCGTGGGCAGCAGGAAACCGTCCGTGGTGACCCGCTCGACGCGCGGATGCTCCGGCCAGCGGGACAGCAGGGCCTGGAGGAGGCGGGCGACGGTGGACTTGCCGACGGCGACCGAGCCCGCCACGCCTATCACGAACGGCGTACCGGACTGCGACCCCTTCTCGCCGAGGAAGGTGTTCAGGGCGCCGCGCAGGCCGTCGGTCGCGCCCACGTAGAGGTTGAGGAGCCGGGACAGCGGCAGATAGATGTCCCGTACCTCGTCGAGGTCGATGACGTCGCCGAGACCCCGCAGTCTCTCCACCTCCTCGGCGGTCAGCGGAAGAGGTGTCTTCTCACGCAGCGCGCTCCACTGGGCGCGGGTGAGGTCGACGTAGGGAGTCGCCTCCGGCCTGGGCCGGTGGGCGCTCCGCGGCAACGGTGGGACCGATGAGATCACAGTCCATTGTTACGGGAGTTTGAACGAAGCGTCGGGTGGAGTCCGTCACGCCGGGCCCGCATCCGGGCGCGTCCGGACCCTGGACCGGCACGGCGTGCGGGCATAGCGTGCCGCCCACCCGGGAGCGAGCCGCCTTCCGGGACGCCGGTGATGGGGATGGTCGTCATGACCGTACGTTTCCGAGTGCGTGGCCTGGTGGGGGCAGGAACCGGGCGCCGAGGCCGGCCCGGTCCGGCCGACGTGGCGGGGCAGGTGTGCAGCGAGCTGGCGCTCGATCTGCCGGACGAGGACCTGGGGGAGTACCTCTACGACTGCGTCGACCTCTACCGGATGGGCAGCAAGCCGCGCTGCGAGGAGGCCGAGTACCTGGGGATGGTGCAGGACGCGATCGACCGCATCGAGCGCGGGGAGCGGTAACCGGCTCACGGCGCGGGAATTTCCGATATCGGGCACGCGGTGCCCCGGTGGGGCGGGCGGCGGCATTTAGGCTGCGGCCATGTGCGGAATCGTGGGTTACGTGGGGTCGCAGTCGGCGCTCGATGTGGTGGTCGCCGGACTGAAGCGGCTGGAGTACCGGGGGTACGACTCGGCGGGCATCGCGGTGCTCGCGGACGGCGGGATGGCCGCGGCGAAGAAGGCCGGCAAGCTCGCCAACCTGGAGAAGGAGCTGCTGGAGCGGCCGTTGCCGGCCGGTTCGACGGGGATCGGGCACACGCGCTGGGCCACCCACGGCGGGCCGACGGACACGAACGCGCATCCACACCTGGACAACGCTGGACGGGTCGCGGTCGTCCACAACGGCATCATCGAGAACTTCGCCGTGCTGCGGGCCGAGCTGACCGAGCGGGGACACGCGCTCTCCTCCGAGACGGACACCGAGGTCGTCGCCCATCTGCTCGCCGAGGAGTTCTCCGCGTGCGCCGATCTGGCGGAGGCCATGCGGCTGGTGTGCGGGCGGCTCGAAGGGGCCTTCACGCTGGTGGCCGCGCACGCCGACGAGCCGGACGTGGTGGTCGGCGCCCGGCGGAACTCGCCGCTCGTCGTGGGCGTCGGTGAGGGCGAGGCCTTCCTCGCCTCGGACGTCGCCGCGTTCATCGCGCACACCCGGTCCGCGATCGAGCTGGGGCAGGATCAGGTGGTCGAGCTGCGGCGCGACGGGGTGCACGTCATCGGGTTCGACGGTTCGCCCGCCGAGACCCGCTCGTACCACGTCGACTGGGACGTGTCCGCCGCGGAGAAGGGCGGCTACGACTACTTCATGCTCAAGGAGATCGCCGAGCAGCCGAAGGCGGTCGCGGACACGCTGCTCGGCCGTGTCGACGCGAGCGGCTCGCTGACGCTCGACGAGGTACGGATCGCGCCCGGCGCGCTGCGCGAGGTCGACAAGGTCGTGGTGGTGGCCTGCGGGACGGCCTTCCACGCGGGCCTGATCGCCAAGTACGCCATCGAGCACTGGACCCGGATCCCCTGCGAGGTCGAGCTCGCGAGCGAGTTCCGCTACCGGGACCCGATCCTGGACGCGCAGACGCTGGTCATCGCCATCTCGCAGTCCGGGGAGACCATGGACACGCTGATGGCGCTGCGGCACGCGCGGGAGCAGGGCGCCAAGGTCCTGGCCGTCTGCAACACGAACGGTTCGACGATCCCGCGCGAGTCGGACGCGGTCCTCTACACGCACGCGGGTCCTGAGGTGGCGGTCGCCTCCACGAAGGCGTTCCTGACGCAGCTCGTCGCCTGCTACCTGGTCGCCCTGTACCTGGGGCAGGTGCGCGGCACGAAGTGGGGCGACGAGATCCGGGCCGTCGTACGCGACCTGTCCCGGATCGCGGAGGACGTCGAACAGGTCCTGGAGACGATGGAGCCGGTACGGGAGTTGGCGCGCTCCCTGGCCTCGAAGAACACCGTGCTGTTCCTGGGCCGGCACGTGGGCTATCCGGTCGCCCTGGAAGGCGCGCTGAAGCTGAAGGAGCTGGCGTACATGCACGCCGAGGGCTTCGCGGCGGGCGAGTTGAAGCATGGGCCGATCGCGCTGATCGAGGAGGACCTGCCGGTGGTCGTGGTCGTGCCGTCGCCGAAGGGGCGTTCGGTGCTCCACGACAAGATCGTCTCCAACATCCAGGAGATCCGGGCGCGGGGGGCGCGGACGATCGTGATCGCGGAGGAGGGGGACGAGACGGTGGTCCCCTACGCGGACCACCTGATCAGGATCCCCGCGACGCCGGTGCTGCTGCAGCCGCTGGTGGCGACGGTGCCGCTGCAGGTGTTCGCCTGCGAACTGGCTACCGCCCGGGGCAACGAGGTGGATCAGCCGCGCAACTTGGCGAAGTCGGTGACGGTGGAGTAGTCGACGCCTTTGAGGGCGTCGACGAAGGGGGCGAAGGCTCCGGCCGGGAAGGTGAGGGGGGCCCTGGCCGGGGTTTTGGAGTCGCGGACGGCTATGAGGGTGGGGGTGATGGCGATTTCCACGCACTCGTTGCCGTCGCCCTCGCCCGAGTGGGACGACTTCCGCCAGTTGCTAGGGGTGGTCATGCGTTCTTCAGGGCGTTGACGAAGGCGAGGAAGGTCTCGGTCGGGAAGGTGAGGGCGGCTTTGGCAGGAGCTTTTGAGTCGCGGACGGCGACTTGGGAGCGCGAGTTCGCGATCTCTACGCAGTCGTTGCCGTCATCGGGGCCTGAGTAGGACGACTTCCGCCAGTTGTCCATGGGTGCCTCACAGCTCTTTCGCGAGTTGATGGATGAAGTTACGTGACCGCTCGGAGCCCAGCGATACGGCTTCCATTTTACGGAAGCGCGTGCGAAAGGCTCTGAGTTGAGCCTCGGAATCGATGAAGGCCGAGCCGTGCGGAACATCGCGCACCACAGTGTCCAACTTGGGTACAGGGCCACCCAGATACGTCATGGTGTTGGCGGCCGTGCCGAAGCCGTCCAGGTCGAAGGGGATGGCGCGCACTGTGACGCGGTCCGCGTCGGAGAGCTCCAGGAGCTGGGCGAGTTGTGCCCGGGTGGCGGCGCGGTCGCCGACCCTGATGCGCAGGGCTGCCTCGTGGATCACCAGCTCGTACGGGAAGGTGAAGTTCTGACGTGCCATGCGGTGCTGGATCCGCAACTCGATCTCTTCCTGGGTGAGTTCGGGGACTCTTGAGGAAAAGACGCCGCGGGCGTAGGCCTCGGTCTGCAGCGGGCCCGGCACGTACAGGATTGCCACGTCGCGCCGGAACGAGCTGTGGTGATCCAGCTCGGACAGATCCAGGAAAGAGGCTGGAAGCCGGCCCCTGTACTCCTCCCACCAGCCGCGTGTCCGGTCCGTGGCCATCGCGACCAGGGCGTCGATGAAATCCGTGTCCGTGCATGCGTAGTGGGACGCCAGTCGTCGCAGGCGTTCCTCGCTCACGCCCGTGAGGCCGGACTCGATGTGGCTGAGCTGGACGGGGCTCACTCCCAGCAGGGCTGCTGCTTGGCGACCGCTGAGGCCCGCCGCCTCGCGGAGTCTGCGCAGTTCGACCGCCAGGCGCATCTGGCGTGCCGTTGGTTCGCGCCTGGTTGTCATCAACTGCTCCTCGGTGCGGACTCTTTCGGCGTCAGATTACGCGAGCGACTTGCTCAACCGAAACATTAACCCCTACCGTCAGTGATGCGACGCACACTCTGCGCCACTCCGGGGCTCCGGAAGTGCACCACTCCGTCCTGCCGGGACGGCTGAGGCATGCCCACCGCCCGTGATCGGACGCAGATCTCCGAAACCCCACCACCGAACCGGAGTTGACGCATGCCTGAAATCGAGACCGACGTGCCCTGGGAGTACTCCCTCTACATCCCCAACGACCTGCGAGCGGTCACGGTCAGCCGCCGTACCCTCCGCCTGATCCTGACCATGCACGGCCTGATCCGCCACGTCGACGTCGCTGAACTCCTCGCCGCCGAGCTGGTCGGCAACGCCGTACGGCACACCAAAGGGCCCGCCGCCCTCCGCGTGCGCTGGTCGGCCGGCGTGCTGCGGATCGGCGCCTGGGACGCGGACCCCGGCCCGCCGGAACCGCCCTGCTCGGCGGGCGACCTGCTGGACCTGGCGGAGGAGGGCCGCGGCCTGGCCCTGGTCAAGTCCTGTGCCGACACGTGGGGCTGGCACCCCCTGACGAGCGGCGGCAACGGCGGCAAGTACGTGTGGTGCGAACTGGCCTCGACGGCGTGAACGCCGCATTCCGAGGCGCAGTCGGTCAGGGGCCATAAGGTGCCCTGATGAGCATCATCGGGGTCGGTATTGATGTGGCCGAGATCGAGCGGTTCGCGGTGTCGCTGGAGCGAACGCCGGGGATGGCCGAGCGGCTGTTCCTGGAGAGTGAGTTGCTGCTGGGCAGTGGGCAGCGGCGGGGGGTTGCCTCCCTTGCCGCCCGCTTCGCCGCGAAGGAGGCGCTGGCCAAGGCGCTGGGGGCGCCGGGGGGGCTTCGGTGGACCGATGCCGAGGTGTATGTGGAGGCCAGCGGTCAGCCCCGGCTGAGGGTGACCGGGACCGTGGCTGCGCGGGCGGCGGAGTTGGGGGTCAAGTCCTGGCACGTTTCGCTCAGCCATGACGCGGGCGTGGCGTCGGCCGTGGTGATCGCCGAGGGGTGACGCCTCGTGGGGGAGCGGGCCTCAGGGGGCGTGGCGGGATGTGTGGCCGCAGCGTACGACGACTCCCACCCACCGGTCCCTCAGGTGGGACACCCGTACGTTTCCGGCTGCGGACGCATGTCCCGACGCGCCCCCGACCCCGAGGAACCGACCCTCGCCCCACCCACCCAGGGGCGCGGGGAACTGCGCACCCAGCCACCCGCCGTCCGCAGCCGAGGAGCGCAACGTAGGGGAGACTCGAACGCATGCGTACTGCTTACAGCGTGGAGACGGTCAGGGCCGCCGAGCAGGAGCTGATGGCTCGGCTGCCGGACGGGGCACTGATGCAGCGGGCCGTGGCCGGGCTCACGGCCGCCTGCGCCGAGTTGCTGGGGCGGGTCTACGGCCGGCGCGTCGTGCTGCTCGTCGGCAGCGGGGACAACGGGGGCGACGCCCTCTACGCAGGCGCCCGGCTCGCGAAGCGCGGCGCCGGAGTCGTCGCCGTCCTGCTCGCCCCCGACCGCGCCCATCCCGGCGGCCTCGCCGCCCTCCGTCGCGCCGGCGGGAGAGTGGTGAAGGGGGTCGAGGCCGCGGAAGAGCCGCTGCGGCGCGCCGATCTCGTCGTGGACGGCATCGTCGGGATCGGCGGCAAGGGCGGCCTGCGCCCCGACGCCGCCCCGCTCCTCGACGTGCTGGGCGAGATCCGCGCCGTCGTCGTCGCCGTCGACCTGCCCAGCGGCGTCGAGGCCGACACCGGCGAGGTCCGCGGAGCAGCCGTACGCGCCGATCTGACCGTCACCTTCGGGACCCACAAGCCGGGACTCCTCGTGGATCCCGCGAGGGCGTACGCCGGGTCCGTGCGACTCGTCGACATCGGGCTCGCGCTCCCCGGCGAGCCCGAGCTCGAAGCGCTCCAGCACGCCGACGTCGCCGCCCTGCTGCCCGTACCCGGCGCCGAGAGCGACAAGTACCGGCGCGGGGTCGTGGGCATCGCCGCCGGATCCGCCCGCTATCCGGGCGCGGCCGTGCTCGCCGTCTCCGGTGCCCTGCGGGCCGGTGCCGGCGCCGTACGGTACGTCGGGCCCGCCGGCGACGCCGTCATCGCACGGTTCCCCGAGACCCTCGTGTCCACCGGCTCGCCGGAGCAGGCCGGGCGCGTACAGGCGTGGGTCGTCGGCCCCGGCGCCGGTGACGACGGCGACGTCGTCGCGGCCGTGCTCAAGGCGGACGTGCCCGTCCTCGTCGACGCCGACGGGCTGCGGCTCGCCGACCGGGACGCCGTACGGGCCCGCCGCGCGCCCACCCTGCTCACCCCGCACGCCGGAGAGGTCGCCGCGCTGCTCGGCGTCCCCCGCGAGGAGGTCGAGAGCGCCCGGCTGGCTTCCGTACGAGAGCTTGCCGAGCGGTACGGAGCCACCGTGCTGCTGAAGGGGTCCACGACCCTCGTCGCCTCCCCGGGCGGTGGACCCGTGCGGGTGAACTCCACCGGGACCGGCTGGCTCGCCACCGCCGGCAGCGGTGACGTGCTGTCCGGGCTGACCGGGTCGCTGCTCGCCGCCGGGCTCGACGCACTGGACGCCGGCAGCGTGGGCGCGTACCTGCACGGGCTGGCCGGGCGCCTCGCCGCGGACGGCGCGCCCGTGGGGGCGCACGACGTGGCCGAGGCGGTGCGCGAGGCCTGGCGGGACGTCGCGCACTGAGCGCCTGCGTGCGCGGGCGCACGCGGGCGTGCGGCACAACGGGCGACCCTGCCGCGCGGCTGACCGGGCCCCGGCACCCTCCCGGGTTTCGCTGAGCACATGGTCCGCAAGAGAGTCCGTAGGGTCCGTAGAGCCCTTAAAGTCCTTAAAGTCCTTAAAGTCCTTAAAGTCCTTAAGAGAACCGTCGTCGCGTCGGTCACCGCCCTGGTCGCCCTCTTCGCCGTGCTGTCCGGTCCGGGCGCCGTCGCCGCACCACCGCCCGCCCCCGGCGCCCCGGGCGCACCCGCACCGCGGCAGGAACTCGT
This sequence is a window from Streptomyces ortus. Protein-coding genes within it:
- the glmS gene encoding glutamine--fructose-6-phosphate transaminase (isomerizing), which translates into the protein MCGIVGYVGSQSALDVVVAGLKRLEYRGYDSAGIAVLADGGMAAAKKAGKLANLEKELLERPLPAGSTGIGHTRWATHGGPTDTNAHPHLDNAGRVAVVHNGIIENFAVLRAELTERGHALSSETDTEVVAHLLAEEFSACADLAEAMRLVCGRLEGAFTLVAAHADEPDVVVGARRNSPLVVGVGEGEAFLASDVAAFIAHTRSAIELGQDQVVELRRDGVHVIGFDGSPAETRSYHVDWDVSAAEKGGYDYFMLKEIAEQPKAVADTLLGRVDASGSLTLDEVRIAPGALREVDKVVVVACGTAFHAGLIAKYAIEHWTRIPCEVELASEFRYRDPILDAQTLVIAISQSGETMDTLMALRHAREQGAKVLAVCNTNGSTIPRESDAVLYTHAGPEVAVASTKAFLTQLVACYLVALYLGQVRGTKWGDEIRAVVRDLSRIAEDVEQVLETMEPVRELARSLASKNTVLFLGRHVGYPVALEGALKLKELAYMHAEGFAAGELKHGPIALIEEDLPVVVVVPSPKGRSVLHDKIVSNIQEIRARGARTIVIAEEGDETVVPYADHLIRIPATPVLLQPLVATVPLQVFACELATARGNEVDQPRNLAKSVTVE
- a CDS encoding DUF397 domain-containing protein, yielding MTTPSNWRKSSHSGEGDGNECVEIAITPTLIAVRDSKTPARAPLTFPAGAFAPFVDALKGVDYSTVTDFAKLRG
- a CDS encoding DUF397 domain-containing protein, which encodes MDNWRKSSYSGPDDGNDCVEIANSRSQVAVRDSKAPAKAALTFPTETFLAFVNALKNA
- a CDS encoding helix-turn-helix domain-containing protein; the protein is MTTRREPTARQMRLAVELRRLREAAGLSGRQAAALLGVSPVQLSHIESGLTGVSEERLRRLASHYACTDTDFIDALVAMATDRTRGWWEEYRGRLPASFLDLSELDHHSSFRRDVAILYVPGPLQTEAYARGVFSSRVPELTQEEIELRIQHRMARQNFTFPYELVIHEAALRIRVGDRAATRAQLAQLLELSDADRVTVRAIPFDLDGFGTAANTMTYLGGPVPKLDTVVRDVPHGSAFIDSEAQLRAFRTRFRKMEAVSLGSERSRNFIHQLAKEL
- a CDS encoding ATP-binding protein, with protein sequence MPEIETDVPWEYSLYIPNDLRAVTVSRRTLRLILTMHGLIRHVDVAELLAAELVGNAVRHTKGPAALRVRWSAGVLRIGAWDADPGPPEPPCSAGDLLDLAEEGRGLALVKSCADTWGWHPLTSGGNGGKYVWCELASTA
- a CDS encoding holo-ACP synthase, whose protein sequence is MSIIGVGIDVAEIERFAVSLERTPGMAERLFLESELLLGSGQRRGVASLAARFAAKEALAKALGAPGGLRWTDAEVYVEASGQPRLRVTGTVAARAAELGVKSWHVSLSHDAGVASAVVIAEG
- a CDS encoding NAD(P)H-hydrate dehydratase, producing the protein MRTAYSVETVRAAEQELMARLPDGALMQRAVAGLTAACAELLGRVYGRRVVLLVGSGDNGGDALYAGARLAKRGAGVVAVLLAPDRAHPGGLAALRRAGGRVVKGVEAAEEPLRRADLVVDGIVGIGGKGGLRPDAAPLLDVLGEIRAVVVAVDLPSGVEADTGEVRGAAVRADLTVTFGTHKPGLLVDPARAYAGSVRLVDIGLALPGEPELEALQHADVAALLPVPGAESDKYRRGVVGIAAGSARYPGAAVLAVSGALRAGAGAVRYVGPAGDAVIARFPETLVSTGSPEQAGRVQAWVVGPGAGDDGDVVAAVLKADVPVLVDADGLRLADRDAVRARRAPTLLTPHAGEVAALLGVPREEVESARLASVRELAERYGATVLLKGSTTLVASPGGGPVRVNSTGTGWLATAGSGDVLSGLTGSLLAAGLDALDAGSVGAYLHGLAGRLAADGAPVGAHDVAEAVREAWRDVAH